The DNA region ATAAAATTTGGTGTGGTGtggtatggtgtgtgtgtgtatctactgTCTGTCTGGTGTGTGTGTGAAGACGCTGGGCCTTGGCAGAATGGCCAGCATGGGCACGGCACAGAGTGGCTCAAAGGCGGTGTCAGGGCCAGGGGACAACGGGCCCTGGGGGCCTCACATTACAGAACAACATCGACAACGCTGTTTCTTCATATCCAGGTCTTTGTCTGCGCTGGCTGTGACGTCTACTGGAGGGCTTTGGAGGCCGGGCTTTTCCCCAACCTGGTTCTCTTCCTTGCTGTCTGGGGCAGTGGTGACCGCGCTGGCTGATGGTTCCTGGGCGCTCCCGTTGGGTGGGGCTGGGTCCTCAATCACCACCAGCTCGGCCTTGATGGTATCTTGTAATCCCAGGACTTTCTTCGTCTCTGCCTCATCCTCCACATTCTGGTAGCCCATGAAGATCATGGTGACTGGCTGCTCCTGGCTCGCCTCAGTAGAGGAGGCCTCTCCCGGCTGTGCCTGTACTCCGGTGATCTCCCGTCGGGGGGTGGACCTGGCCACCTCAGGGGTCCCCCGGGCTTCGGGGGCTGCTGTCACTGTCACCTCGCTCAGCGTCACCTCATCCGCTTTGTGGATCAGCTCATCTACCTCAGAGGAGCTCAACTGGTGAATGCCATTCTCTGCGGTGCCGTCCACTGCATGAACCACtgtaagaggggagaaagaaggaaggaagcaaggggagagaggagacaagACTGTGAGACCTTGGGATCTTGGGAAGGAGGGCTGAACACAGATGCGGCCAGGGtttgacctgggagctgggaatcCTGATGCTGTCCTAAGGTAACAGGTAAAGGTGACCCTAGGGGCTCAAGAGGCCTGAACTTGGATCTAGGAGAATTGCATCTTTCCCTCTTAGTGTAATCAGTAAGGGTCACTCTGTGGAGGTCAAGAGCTTTGACCTCAACCCTGAGAGCActcaatctctccctcctttgGTAAGTAGCAAGAAGCTCAGAAGGCATGAATTTAGATCTGAAGAAATAATTATCTTCTTTCTGTGGTAGCTGTTGAGGGTGACTCCAGGGAAGACAGAAGGTACCTGAAGGCTTTGACTAAATATCTGGTGGACAAACCCCCTCATTTGGATAGTCCTGCTCATTTCCTGCCTTGGGTGCCCTTGTACAAGGTCCATCCctcctctacctcagtttccacaaccaTAAAATGACAGCGTTGAACACAAGGGTCTTTAACAGCTCTAAGTGCTTTGATTCTAACACCTTCTCTCCTAAGCTCTGAACAGTGGCTTTGAAGCTAAAGGTCCTTTTTGAGAACTTTGACCTCAGGACTTAAAATCACTTTCACCACAACTCTCTGGCCATGGCCCTGAGATGTGGGGTAAAAGACAGTAAACCACCCCCTTTTTATGGATAGGGAAGGTACAGAGAAGGCAGATGacctccccaaagtcacacaggcagtccAGCAGGGCAGCCAGGGTTGGAATTCCAGCCTCTCTGGCACCTAGCCCCGGGTTCTTTCCCAGCTCAGGGATGGAGAGTGCTGAGTTCCTGCAGCATCAGCAGCCGGGAGCGAGATCCTGTTGGGGGCCCCCAGCCTGAGCTTCCTCTGAATAGAACCAGACAGGGCCAAGCTAGGGGGAGGGGTAGCTGCTGCTCTGACCACTGGGTGGCACCATTGCTCCACCCAATCTGGGCACTGGGCTGGCATGGGGTGAGGGTGAGGCCAGGGCACCAGGAGGGAGCAGTGATGGGTGGGAGGGAATAGAGACACTCAGGCTGCCAAGAGGCTGCAGTAGGGTCAGGGATCCTGCCAGCCCATGGCTGCTATGGAGATGGATCACCTTTCTGTCACTAAGCAACCTGGGTCCAGTTTGGCTGGCTCTGAATCCCCCAGGAATAGTGTCCAGGTTATCGGTGGGAGGGCCCTACAAtagaagtagggggaagggaggaataaaGGAGAAGCCTGCCTCAAGAGAAGCATCTGAAGGGAGCCCATGGGCTGTGGGACCTTGGCCACGCTGTCTGGGCCTCAGATCCCCCCAAATGTAAGAGAAGACATTAATGGATTGTAAGCTCCAAGGTGcctcctagctctaacattctttggATGCTAACTCTCCCAGAGCACTAGTGCCCTTCAGCTGGGTGTCCTAGGCTGCCCAGACTTAGTCCCCAGGCTGTGTAGATTGTGAACCAGGCAGGTTGTCAGGGGCTGCTGTGAGAAGAAGAACCCTCGGGTGTAGGGGATCCTCAGCCCTGGGAGGGTGGGGTCCTGGAGCCTGGGTCCTCGCTCCTCCAGGCAGCATCAGGGCCTCATCGCGAGGGAGGCTGGCGGCCTACCTTTCATCTCGTCCTCATACACCTTCACCCCCTGCAGAAAGGGCTCCTGAGGGGGCAGGGTGGTGCTGGACAGAACCTTGGTCTCTCCAGTCACCCTATCCTTCTCCACGGTTATCTCCACAGAGTACATGGCTGAGacataaagggggacaggaattACCACAGGAGCACCCCAGGCCCCAGCCCCAACCTTGGGCCAAGCAGGAGCGAGCAAAGGAGTGAGGCGGGTGGGTGGGTGGGCGGGCGAGGGAGCAGAAGAGAAAAGGCCGAGCAGAGGCGAGAGTGAGACGGCCACACAAGGAGCAGCCCTCCGCTGCAGAGGAAGGAGCTGGGAGTCACAGGCTTCAAGTCCTGGCTCAACtgggtgacctcaggcaaattcctcccttctctgagcctcagcttcccccaACAAGGCATCCGGCCTCCAAATTTCCTCCTAGTTGTGCTGCCCCTTCTCCATGCTGTGGActgctttggaatcagaagacctgagttcaaatcctaacagtcccacttctgtgaccttgggtcactTTCCCTTACTGAaccccagtttctccatctgtaaaatgagggaggtgaccCTAGATGGTCTTTACATCCCATTCCACCTTTAAATGCTAAGGATTATACTACATATGTGAATGATATGAGCCTGGCTTCAGAGTAAGGAAGGCCTGGGTCCGTGGCTAGCCTTGATACCTGCTTCTAGTTCTGGCTtctgggccaagcagaacaattccaaGCCCCTTGCTGTATGATGGCCCCCTCAAAGAGGCCAAGACAGCTATTATCTCTCCATTGCCCACCCCtcgtcttcttttctccaagctaatAATTCCCAATTCCTTCACCTGATCCTCTTCCAGGGTGTTCCCTCATCCCCTCATCCTCTTCTGCTTAATGACATCCTTTCTaacacatcaatcaatcaatcgattaTTAAGCACTCGTTACGTGCCATCACGATGTActaagaggtaaaagacagtccctgcccacaaggaacttacaatctaaggaGATGCCAAGACAAAGTTTCAGAGCTAAATCCAGGCCTCTCGGTTGTCAGACTAGGGAAGAGAGAATGGGGCCATCACCTGCCATGTTCTGGCCTTCTGCTAGGAATTACTGTGCCTAGTCGTGCCTCCACCGATCATCTAggcagttcttttttcttttaaacacaaATGTAGGTCTTATTATTTATCCGTATTACATTTCATCTTGTTCTATCTGGTCCACTCTTCTGGCCTATTGAGATCCTTTGGATCCTGACAGCCATGCACCAATGGTTCATAGCCAGTCTCCACTCCTGAGGGGAAGCATGGAGATGCTCCCTCTGTGGcctcatcttctcccctctttccccagtctccaCTCCTGACACTAACAATGGAGATACTCCCTCCGTGGCCctgttttctcccctctttcccaaGGTGATTCTTCTGCTCTGGCTGAGTGAATTTCTTTCACAAAAGGCTCACGGTATAGTCTGGCTCCAAACTCTTACACTCTTCCCAACTGGTTCCcagctctctctttctcagaaCCCATGCAGCCTTAAGATGAATTGCATGCTGTGTTAACAGGAACTCCCCAGCTTTCCCGCAAGTGTCTGCTGTCACCCCAGGGCCTGGGGCTCAGAAAACTCACTCATCCTGAACCCTGACGTCTCTGACATTGCCTCTACTGGAAGAATGAGCTGGTTCCCTTGAGATCAGGCCAGGCAGGGCTGGGGCCTACACGGGTGACAGTGTCACAGGCAGGAAGGAAAGTGGCTGACCCAGACAGCCGGAGGCACTCGGGACTCGGAAGCAGTGAGGCAGCGTTGGGTTAAGGCTACCATGCGAGTGAGCCCACTCCTCCAAGGAAGGGAGGGTGGTGTTTGAGGGGCAGCCAAAGCAGATGGGCCAGCCCATGAGAGTGGCAGACAGAGTGTCCCATGTGGAGAGACCCAGGGCCCTGAGCAGAGGGACCTGGGAAGGCCTCGGTCCGGACATTCTGCTGCAGAAGCAGACCTGAGGAGTCCTCTGAGAACTCTGGACCAGGCTTTCAGAGCAAAGTCCTTCCTGCCTGGTACTTATTTCCAGCCCGGATCAGAGCTAGGCCCACAGCCAACTCTCAGCAGTCCCCAGCCCCCACTAATCCCAGATGATGAAAAATCCCCAATAATCTAAAGCCCCATCCCCTGGGCCAGTATCACTGCCACAGTGGAATGGTTTCACTAGGGCCATAACAGGCTAGTTAGTCAGCATGTCAAAGATGACCGCATAGATAATCCACACTCCCAGATAACTGAAAGTTGGCTGAATGTCATGGACAGCGATGGAGGTGACAGGGAGGTGGCTCTAGAGGACAATGGACCCCTCCCTGGCAGCAGGGGCTGGCCCAAAGCCCTCCTGGGGGTGCAGAAGGGGGAAAGAGgttcaccacctacctgccttcatCATCTCAGTGCCTTCCACCA from Trichosurus vulpecula isolate mTriVul1 chromosome 1, mTriVul1.pri, whole genome shotgun sequence includes:
- the PALM gene encoding paralemmin-1 isoform X1 — translated: MEVSVETTFQQERLQAIAEKRKRQTEIENKRRQLEDDRRQLQHLKSKALRERWLLEGAPSSDSQEDEVMKKQMQEDEQKVKQLEDSILRLETELEILETGDSVPAPRENVVVPAQAPAPSPVKEERKEEKILNSQKTPVASPREKKVTSSPMKVVEGTEMMKAAMYSVEITVEKDRVTGETKVLSSTTLPPQEPFLQGVKVYEDEMKVVHAVDGTAENGIHQLSSSEVDELIHKADEVTLSEVTVTAAPEARGTPEVARSTPRREITGVQAQPGEASSTEASQEQPVTMIFMGYQNVEDEAETKKVLGLQDTIKAELVVIEDPAPPNGSAQEPSASAVTTAPDSKEENQVGEKPGLQSPPVDVTASADKDLDMKKQRCRCCSVM
- the PALM gene encoding paralemmin-1 isoform X2, yielding MEVSVETTFQQERLQAIAEKRKRQTEIENKRRQLEDDRRQLQHLKSKALRERWLLEGAPSSDSQEDEVMKKQMQEDEQKVKQLEDSILRLETELEILETGDSVPAPRENVVVPAQAPAPSPVKEERKEEKILNSQKTPVASPREKKVTSSPMKVVEGTEMMKAVVHAVDGTAENGIHQLSSSEVDELIHKADEVTLSEVTVTAAPEARGTPEVARSTPRREITGVQAQPGEASSTEASQEQPVTMIFMGYQNVEDEAETKKVLGLQDTIKAELVVIEDPAPPNGSAQEPSASAVTTAPDSKEENQVGEKPGLQSPPVDVTASADKDLDMKKQRCRCCSVM